In a single window of the Pseudogemmatithrix spongiicola genome:
- the purH gene encoding bifunctional phosphoribosylaminoimidazolecarboxamide formyltransferase/IMP cyclohydrolase — protein sequence MPVALLSVSDKTGLVDFARGLVEGGYALVSTGGTAKALRAAQLPVRDISEITHFPEMLDGRVKTLHPVVHGGLLARRDLPEHMAAIAEHGIAPIDLVCVNLYPFRETAAKPGLAPEEVIEQIDIGGPSMLRSAAKNFASVTVVVDPADYTRVLAAIANGGDALELRRDLAEKVYAHTASYDAAISGWFASQRGERFPERLALGYERVQTLRYGENPGQAAAFYSEERGRGLAALKQHGGKELSFNNLLDLEGAMLAIDPFGEEVACAIIKHTTPCGLATGKTALEAYQKALACDPVSAFGSVIAFSVPVDEAAAQAIASLFVECLIAPAFSAEALQILGAKKNLRVLEGAARSTGTALDVKGVRGGILVQERAPSVLDDHNWRLVTKRAPTSAESKDLLFAWRAVASVKSNAIVLARDGATIGIGAGQMSRVDAAFLAVHKARAANHDPNGAALGSDAFFPFRDGVDQAAQAGVRAIVQPGGSVRDDEVIAAADEHGIAMVFTGQRTFRH from the coding sequence ATGCCTGTTGCCCTGCTTTCCGTCTCCGACAAGACTGGCCTCGTCGACTTCGCCCGTGGCCTCGTCGAGGGCGGCTATGCGCTGGTCTCCACCGGTGGCACCGCGAAGGCGCTGCGGGCCGCGCAGCTGCCCGTGCGCGACATCAGCGAGATCACGCACTTCCCCGAGATGCTCGATGGGCGCGTGAAGACGCTGCACCCCGTGGTGCACGGCGGACTGCTCGCGCGCCGCGACCTGCCGGAGCACATGGCGGCGATCGCCGAGCATGGGATCGCCCCGATCGACCTCGTCTGCGTGAATCTGTATCCGTTCCGCGAGACGGCGGCCAAGCCGGGCCTGGCGCCGGAGGAGGTGATCGAGCAGATCGACATCGGCGGCCCATCGATGCTGCGCTCGGCGGCGAAGAACTTCGCCAGCGTGACGGTCGTCGTGGATCCCGCCGACTACACGCGAGTCCTCGCGGCCATCGCGAACGGTGGCGACGCGCTGGAGCTGCGCCGCGACCTGGCCGAGAAGGTGTACGCGCATACGGCGAGCTACGACGCCGCGATCAGTGGCTGGTTCGCCTCGCAGCGCGGGGAGCGCTTCCCCGAGCGGCTCGCCTTGGGCTACGAGCGCGTGCAGACGCTGCGCTATGGCGAGAATCCGGGACAGGCCGCCGCGTTCTATTCGGAGGAGCGAGGCCGCGGCCTCGCGGCCCTCAAGCAGCACGGCGGCAAGGAGCTGAGCTTCAACAACCTGCTCGACCTCGAAGGCGCCATGCTCGCCATCGACCCGTTCGGCGAGGAAGTCGCCTGCGCCATCATCAAGCACACCACGCCCTGCGGGCTCGCGACGGGCAAGACGGCGCTCGAGGCCTACCAGAAGGCCTTGGCCTGCGATCCCGTCTCGGCCTTCGGGAGCGTCATCGCGTTCAGCGTTCCGGTGGATGAAGCGGCCGCGCAAGCGATTGCCTCGCTCTTCGTTGAGTGCCTGATCGCTCCGGCGTTCTCTGCGGAGGCGTTGCAGATCCTCGGGGCCAAGAAGAACCTGCGCGTGCTCGAGGGCGCCGCCCGCAGCACGGGCACCGCGCTCGACGTGAAGGGCGTGCGCGGCGGCATCCTCGTGCAGGAGCGGGCGCCGTCGGTGCTCGACGACCACAACTGGCGCCTCGTGACCAAGCGCGCGCCGACCAGCGCCGAGTCCAAGGACCTGCTGTTCGCCTGGCGGGCCGTCGCGAGCGTGAAGTCGAACGCCATCGTGCTCGCGCGCGACGGCGCGACCATCGGCATCGGCGCGGGTCAGATGAGCCGCGTGGACGCGGCGTTCCTCGCCGTGCACAAGGCCCGGGCCGCCAACCATGATCCCAACGGCGCCGCCCTCGGCAGCGATGCGTTCTTCCCCTTCCGCGACGGCGTGGACCAAGCGGCGCAGGCCGGGGTACGCGCCATCGTGCAGCCTGGGGGATCGGTGCGGGACGATGAGGTCATCGCCGCCGCCGATGAGCACGGCATCGCGATGGTGTTCACCGGGCAGCGAACGTTCCGGCACTAG
- a CDS encoding phosphoribosylglycinamide formyltransferase: MTTPRARLAVLASGSGSNLQAIRDDLVARGAAASADLALVVSDRRAAGALERARGWTIPAVHLPKDEGATLDRLLREHAITHIALAGYLQLIPPDVVRRFHGRMLNVHPALLPAFGGPGMYGARVHAAVLAAGARVSGPTVHFVSEHYDEGAIVAQWPVPVRSTDTPESLGARVLAAEHKLYPWSIHLLTSGSLTLGPDGRVHGVPDIDFDRELP; the protein is encoded by the coding sequence GTGACGACCCCACGCGCCCGCCTCGCCGTCCTTGCCTCGGGCAGCGGCAGCAACCTGCAGGCCATCCGCGACGACCTCGTCGCACGTGGCGCAGCGGCGAGCGCCGACCTGGCACTCGTGGTGTCCGACCGCCGCGCCGCGGGCGCGCTCGAGCGCGCCCGCGGGTGGACGATCCCGGCGGTCCACCTACCCAAGGACGAAGGCGCCACCCTCGATAGGCTACTGCGCGAGCACGCGATCACGCACATCGCGCTCGCCGGCTATCTCCAGCTCATCCCGCCCGACGTCGTACGCCGCTTCCACGGCCGCATGCTCAACGTGCACCCGGCGTTGCTGCCGGCGTTCGGCGGCCCCGGCATGTACGGCGCGCGCGTGCACGCGGCGGTGCTCGCCGCGGGCGCGCGCGTCAGCGGCCCGACCGTGCACTTCGTCTCTGAGCACTATGACGAAGGGGCCATCGTCGCGCAGTGGCCCGTGCCCGTGCGCAGCACCGACACGCCGGAGTCACTCGGCGCCCGCGTGCTCGCCGCCGAGCACAAGCTGTATCCCTGGAGCATCCATCTCTTGACCAGCGGATCCCTCACGCTTGGGCCCGACGGCCGCGTGCATGGCGTCCCGGATATCGACTTCGACCGCGAGTTGCCGTAA
- a CDS encoding D-glycero-alpha-D-manno-heptose-1,7-bisphosphate 7-phosphatase produces MTALRPAAFLDRDGTLIHDAHYLRDPALVRLLPNIAAPLARLRRAGYALVVITNQSGIARGLLTEQDYAAVRDRLDALLAEEGVTLDGSYHCPHEPARSGPCECRKPGTLLHRRAASDLALDVNRSLFIGDRFRDVAPALALGGRGILVPGVDTPSDEISRAEREATVARSLHDAVALVLDAEAS; encoded by the coding sequence GTGACCGCGCTGCGCCCCGCCGCGTTCCTCGACCGCGACGGCACCTTGATCCACGATGCGCACTACCTGCGCGATCCGGCGCTCGTGCGGCTGCTGCCCAACATTGCGGCACCGCTCGCACGCCTGCGGCGTGCCGGCTATGCGTTGGTCGTGATCACGAACCAGTCGGGCATCGCGCGCGGCTTGCTGACGGAGCAGGACTACGCGGCCGTGCGCGACCGCCTCGATGCGCTGCTCGCGGAGGAAGGGGTCACGCTCGACGGCAGCTATCACTGCCCGCACGAACCCGCGCGCAGCGGCCCCTGTGAGTGCCGCAAGCCCGGCACCCTGCTGCATCGCCGCGCCGCGAGCGACCTCGCCCTCGACGTCAACCGCTCGCTGTTCATCGGCGATCGCTTTCGCGACGTCGCGCCAGCCCTCGCGCTCGGCGGCCGCGGCATTCTCGTGCCGGGCGTGGATACGCCGTCCGACGAGATCTCGCGTGCGGAGCGCGAGGCGACCGTCGCCCGATCACTGCACGACGCCGTCGCGCTCGTCCTCGACGCCGAGGCGAGCTAA
- a CDS encoding Ig-like domain-containing protein gives MRRRLALLVAATVAAGIGGCASQGMPPGGPPDAELPVLQRILPDSNAVRVRVPAVVLQFDEVVSERSAPTAAPGGAAAGGAAGGLAGLLVLSPSDGRDEVVWRREALELRPRGGFRPNTAYRVTLLPGLADLRGNRITEPFSFVFSTGAAIPTGEVSGVLFDWTTGRPAANARVDLFRQADTLFRWSARTDSLGRFRVRELTSGLYEVRAWVDANNDRRISFREISDVARVALSDTATLELYAYGRDTLPPRLEQVEWIDSTAIRIRLDRGIVADWDGRSAELVGADSAVIPLGGPFVPSAVYDSLARMRSAARDSTARDSVARAADSTAAAADSAPTRGEIAVPAPRPPDTVRVENTRPEPRDTVTRDSVAADSVAADSIVRPVFKRVVPVTQWTAPLAAPLAPGLYRFRIRDARGLNGRSVNTERELRVQPPPPPRPSPARDRAPADSTARDTTARGAPPRRP, from the coding sequence ATGCGGCGTCGGCTGGCGCTGCTGGTCGCCGCCACCGTTGCCGCCGGCATCGGGGGCTGCGCCTCGCAGGGCATGCCGCCGGGCGGTCCGCCGGACGCTGAGCTGCCGGTGCTGCAGCGCATCCTGCCGGACTCGAATGCGGTGCGTGTGCGGGTACCGGCCGTCGTGCTGCAGTTCGACGAGGTCGTGAGCGAACGCAGCGCGCCGACCGCCGCGCCCGGAGGCGCGGCGGCAGGGGGGGCGGCTGGCGGCCTGGCTGGATTGCTCGTGCTGTCGCCTAGCGACGGCCGCGACGAAGTCGTGTGGCGCCGCGAGGCCCTCGAGCTGCGCCCGCGCGGCGGCTTCCGGCCCAACACGGCCTACCGCGTGACGCTCTTGCCGGGCCTCGCCGACCTGCGCGGCAACCGCATTACCGAACCGTTCAGCTTCGTGTTCTCCACCGGCGCGGCAATCCCGACCGGTGAAGTGTCCGGCGTACTCTTCGACTGGACCACGGGCCGACCGGCGGCGAACGCGCGCGTCGATCTCTTCCGGCAGGCCGATACGCTGTTCCGCTGGAGCGCGCGCACGGATTCATTGGGCCGCTTTCGCGTGCGCGAGCTGACGTCGGGGCTCTACGAGGTGCGCGCGTGGGTGGACGCCAACAACGACCGCAGGATCTCCTTCCGCGAGATCTCCGACGTCGCGCGCGTCGCGCTCTCGGATACGGCGACACTGGAACTGTATGCCTACGGCCGCGACACGCTCCCGCCGCGCCTCGAACAGGTGGAGTGGATCGACTCGACCGCCATCCGCATCCGGCTCGACCGCGGCATCGTCGCGGACTGGGATGGCCGGAGCGCCGAGCTCGTGGGCGCTGATTCCGCGGTGATCCCGCTTGGCGGCCCCTTCGTGCCCAGCGCGGTCTACGACTCACTCGCACGCATGCGCTCGGCCGCGCGCGACTCCACCGCGCGAGACTCCGTGGCCCGCGCCGCCGATTCCACCGCTGCCGCCGCCGACAGCGCGCCGACGCGCGGCGAGATCGCGGTGCCTGCGCCGCGCCCGCCCGACACCGTGCGCGTCGAGAACACCCGGCCCGAGCCGCGGGATACCGTCACGCGCGACTCCGTCGCCGCCGATTCGGTCGCCGCGGACAGCATCGTCCGCCCCGTCTTCAAGCGCGTCGTGCCGGTCACGCAGTGGACGGCTCCGCTGGCCGCACCGCTGGCGCCGGGCCTGTACCGCTTCCGCATTCGCGACGCCCGTGGCCTGAACGGCCGCAGCGTGAACACGGAGCGGGAGTTGCGCGTGCAGCCTCCGCCGCCGCCGCGTCCGAGCCCCGCGCGCGATCGCGCCCCCGCCGACAGCACCGCCCGCGACACCACCGCCCGCGGCGCGCCGCCGCGCCGCCCGTGA
- a CDS encoding valine--tRNA ligase encodes MPETPDQSAEFPTHFDFAATEPALSRAWDEAGLFRADAGRTTRLGGDRDPFTVLIPPPNVTAVLHVGHGLNNTVQDVLIRWRRMAGDEALWLPGTDHAGIATQNVVEKLLAKDGKTRFDLGRDAFVKRTEQFVEETGGIILKQLRNIGASADFSRTAYTFDPDRSRAVREAFVRLYEQGLVYRGHRVIHWCPRCLTSLSDEEAEFHDSEGALHHVRYAFADDPSNGITIATTRPETILADVAIAVHPDDERYAAFVGKDVLLPVTGIRMPVIADSYVEKDFGTGALKITPAHDANDFEVGKRHGLGMPVVIDMHGKMGEVAEAQGRVPAAYAGLDRFAARKEIVKALEASGHLVKIEKHANSIRKCYRCETVVEPRLSDQWFVKMAPLAAPALQAVKDGTIRLLPEKWEKVYINWLEGIRDWNISRQLWWGHRVPVFTCANGHADAYREDPTACRQCGAAIVAQDEDVFDTWFSSWLWPISTMGWPNENAKDLKAFFPSDVLVTAPEILFFWVARMIMSGYAFQGKPPFHTVYLHGTVRDMQHRKMSKSLGNGIDPLDVVDRYGADALRWTLIQGMGLGVDVMLDPNDLDKSFAPGRNFATKLWNIGRFLLLQVGDEPIGRFEDIDASTLRLEDRWILGRLDAAIAEGDAALGPARPAADHWPEQQRQQGMRLDAYAEAARRFVWNELADWYVEAVKPRLAQPGADRETARRVLVHVFDQGLRLLHPIMPFVTEALWQRLPSRTPGAFIAVAAWPSMRGAGADAGVAFDAVREAIDAIRGLRSEYGVQPGAPIKAFVARGGASAEAFAALTDSAVLLQRLARCEVSADAPPTGAAAHAVLASKLELTLPLAGMVDLGKERARLSGEIENLSKQLEALRGRLSNEKFTAKAPPAVVEAERAKEREWADRVAQMTQKLAELGA; translated from the coding sequence ATGCCCGAGACGCCCGACCAGTCTGCCGAGTTCCCGACCCACTTCGATTTCGCCGCCACCGAACCTGCGCTGAGCCGCGCCTGGGACGAGGCCGGCCTGTTCCGCGCCGACGCCGGCCGCACCACGCGCCTGGGCGGCGACCGCGATCCGTTCACCGTGCTCATCCCGCCGCCCAACGTGACGGCGGTGCTGCACGTGGGCCACGGGCTCAACAACACCGTGCAGGACGTGCTCATCCGCTGGCGCCGCATGGCCGGCGACGAGGCGCTCTGGCTCCCCGGCACCGACCACGCCGGCATCGCTACGCAGAACGTCGTGGAGAAGCTGCTCGCCAAGGACGGCAAGACGCGCTTCGACCTGGGACGCGACGCCTTCGTGAAGCGCACCGAGCAGTTCGTGGAGGAGACGGGCGGCATCATCCTGAAGCAGCTGCGCAACATCGGCGCCTCCGCCGACTTCTCGCGCACGGCGTACACGTTCGACCCCGACCGCTCGCGGGCCGTGCGCGAAGCCTTCGTGCGGCTGTACGAGCAGGGCCTGGTCTACCGCGGCCATCGCGTCATCCACTGGTGCCCGCGCTGCCTCACCTCCCTCTCCGATGAGGAAGCGGAGTTCCACGACTCCGAAGGCGCGCTGCACCACGTGCGCTACGCCTTCGCCGACGATCCGTCCAACGGCATCACGATCGCGACCACGCGGCCCGAGACCATACTCGCCGACGTGGCTATCGCCGTGCACCCCGACGACGAGCGCTACGCCGCCTTCGTGGGCAAGGATGTGCTCCTGCCCGTGACGGGCATCCGCATGCCGGTCATCGCCGACAGCTACGTCGAGAAGGACTTCGGCACCGGCGCGCTCAAGATCACGCCCGCCCACGACGCCAACGACTTCGAGGTCGGCAAGCGCCACGGGCTCGGCATGCCGGTGGTCATCGACATGCACGGCAAGATGGGCGAAGTCGCCGAGGCCCAGGGCCGCGTGCCGGCAGCGTACGCGGGCTTGGATCGCTTCGCCGCGCGCAAGGAGATCGTGAAGGCGCTGGAAGCCAGCGGGCATCTCGTGAAGATCGAAAAGCATGCCAACTCGATCCGCAAGTGCTACCGCTGCGAGACGGTCGTCGAGCCGCGGCTGAGCGATCAGTGGTTCGTGAAGATGGCCCCGCTCGCCGCACCCGCGCTGCAGGCGGTGAAGGATGGCACCATCCGCTTGCTCCCCGAGAAGTGGGAGAAGGTCTACATCAACTGGCTCGAGGGCATCCGCGACTGGAACATCTCGCGGCAGCTCTGGTGGGGGCACCGCGTGCCGGTGTTCACCTGCGCCAACGGCCACGCCGACGCGTACCGCGAGGACCCCACCGCGTGCCGCCAGTGCGGCGCCGCGATCGTCGCGCAGGACGAAGACGTGTTCGACACGTGGTTCTCGTCCTGGCTGTGGCCCATCAGCACGATGGGCTGGCCGAATGAGAACGCGAAGGACCTCAAGGCCTTCTTCCCCAGCGACGTGCTCGTCACCGCGCCGGAGATCCTGTTCTTCTGGGTCGCGCGCATGATCATGAGCGGCTACGCCTTCCAGGGAAAGCCGCCGTTCCACACCGTGTACCTGCACGGCACCGTGCGCGACATGCAGCATCGCAAGATGAGCAAGTCGCTGGGCAACGGCATCGATCCGCTCGACGTCGTGGACCGCTACGGCGCCGACGCGCTGCGCTGGACGCTCATCCAAGGCATGGGCCTTGGCGTGGACGTCATGCTCGACCCGAATGACCTCGACAAGTCCTTCGCGCCCGGCCGCAACTTCGCCACCAAGCTCTGGAACATCGGGCGCTTCCTGCTGCTGCAGGTGGGGGATGAACCCATCGGCCGCTTCGAGGACATCGACGCCTCGACCCTACGCCTCGAAGACCGCTGGATCCTCGGCCGCCTCGACGCCGCCATCGCCGAGGGCGACGCGGCGCTGGGCCCGGCGCGTCCCGCCGCGGACCACTGGCCGGAGCAGCAGCGCCAGCAGGGCATGCGCTTGGACGCCTACGCCGAGGCGGCGCGCCGCTTCGTGTGGAACGAGCTCGCCGACTGGTACGTGGAAGCCGTGAAGCCGCGGCTCGCCCAGCCCGGCGCGGACCGCGAGACCGCGCGCCGGGTACTGGTGCATGTGTTCGACCAAGGCCTGCGCCTCCTGCACCCGATCATGCCCTTCGTGACGGAAGCGCTCTGGCAGCGCCTGCCGTCGCGCACGCCGGGCGCGTTCATCGCCGTGGCGGCGTGGCCGAGCATGCGTGGCGCCGGTGCCGACGCCGGCGTGGCCTTCGACGCCGTGCGCGAAGCCATCGATGCCATCCGCGGCCTGCGCAGCGAGTACGGCGTGCAGCCGGGCGCGCCGATCAAGGCCTTCGTCGCGCGCGGCGGCGCGAGCGCCGAAGCCTTCGCGGCGCTCACGGACAGCGCCGTGCTGCTGCAGCGCCTCGCGCGCTGCGAGGTCTCCGCCGATGCCCCGCCCACCGGCGCCGCGGCACACGCCGTGCTCGCCAGCAAGCTTGAACTCACGTTGCCGCTCGCCGGCATGGTGGACCTCGGCAAGGAGCGTGCGCGCCTCAGCGGCGAGATCGAGAACCTCAGCAAGCAGTTGGAGGCACTCCGCGGCCGCCTGAGCAACGAGAAGTTCACGGCCAAGGCGCCGCCGGCGGTGGTCGAGGCTGAACGCGCAAAGGAGCGCGAGTGGGCGGATCGCGTCGCCCAGATGACGCAGAAGCTCGCGGAGCTGGGCGCCTGA
- a CDS encoding BON domain-containing protein, whose protein sequence is MRVIEVEAESKGDRWLLWLLAGAAIGVTAGVLVSEKYSGRRPSLRGLGRRLRGLASFAGKQWGPVVDLALELKDQWDERRAARPVPADAAHDDYEDADEYAEAEDPLDEDFGDDFPDDELDEGDEDRIGERVLEAFSNDPILAERAIEIEADDDGDVILYGRVRAAREVAHAVTLARGVPGVTRVRQQLQVRPRR, encoded by the coding sequence ATGCGCGTGATCGAAGTCGAAGCCGAATCCAAGGGCGATCGTTGGCTGCTCTGGCTGCTGGCCGGTGCGGCCATCGGCGTCACCGCCGGCGTGCTCGTGTCCGAGAAGTACAGCGGGCGCAGACCCTCCCTCCGCGGCTTGGGCCGCCGCCTGCGCGGCCTCGCGTCCTTCGCCGGCAAGCAGTGGGGCCCCGTGGTGGACCTCGCGCTCGAACTCAAGGACCAGTGGGACGAGCGGCGGGCCGCGCGACCCGTGCCGGCCGACGCGGCGCACGATGATTACGAGGACGCCGACGAGTACGCCGAGGCCGAGGATCCGCTCGACGAGGATTTCGGCGACGACTTCCCCGACGACGAGCTCGACGAGGGCGACGAGGACCGGATCGGCGAGCGCGTGCTCGAGGCGTTCAGCAACGACCCGATCCTGGCCGAGCGGGCCATCGAGATCGAGGCGGACGACGACGGCGACGTAATCCTGTACGGCCGCGTCCGGGCGGCGCGCGAAGTCGCGCACGCGGTCACCCTGGCCCGCGGCGTCCCCGGGGTCACGCGGGTGCGGCAGCAGCTGCAGGTTCGCCCGCGGCGCTGA
- the thrS gene encoding threonine--tRNA ligase, whose product MGEMLVLTLPDGKTREVAPGTLGREVVASIGPGLLKAAIAIAIDGEVQDLMTPIRKGGAFVVITEKDPRALDVLRHSGAHILATAVRRLRPEAKIGFGPAIDDGFYYDFEVAKPFTPDDLAAFEAEMHKVIAEKYAFVRAEVTQDEARKVFADDPLKLERLDDFTDPSEVISTYTDGPFTDLCRGPHVPDTSYLKHFKLLSAAGAYWRGDEKRQMLQRIYATAFFKKDELEKHLHNLEEAKKRDHRVLGRQLDLFQFFPQAPGAAFWTPKGTTLYNTLEAFVRERQREDFLEVKTPLLYTKKLWEQSGHWGKYRENMFLVHDKEAAEAGATPDEALSMSLKPMNCPSHHLYFGASKHSYRELPKRYVTFDVLHRNELSGALSGLTRVRQFSQDDCHVYLREDQIASEVQFLLDFILGHYETFGLTATLKFATRPEQRIGSDDLWDRAEAGLKAALENSGRPYELKEGDGAFYGPKIDFDVTDSIGRAWQLGTIQLDYNAPERFDLSYTGEDNAAHRPVVIHRAVCGSFERFIAILIEHFAGAFPVWLAPEQVRVLPISDEVAGYAEEVTAKLKAAGIRAVCDTRSDTLNYRIRDGELMKVPYMAVCGKREAEAGQVAIRVRGAGKKQEIVSVADFQARLLDEIRTRALTPSSAGEA is encoded by the coding sequence GTGGGGGAGATGCTCGTCCTCACGCTGCCGGACGGCAAGACCCGCGAGGTCGCGCCGGGGACGCTGGGCCGCGAGGTCGTCGCGAGCATCGGGCCCGGCCTGCTGAAGGCGGCGATCGCCATCGCCATCGACGGCGAGGTGCAGGACCTGATGACGCCCATCCGCAAGGGCGGTGCGTTCGTCGTCATCACCGAGAAGGATCCGCGCGCCCTCGACGTGCTGCGGCACTCCGGCGCGCACATCCTCGCGACCGCGGTGCGTCGTCTGCGCCCCGAGGCCAAGATCGGCTTCGGTCCCGCCATCGACGACGGCTTCTACTACGACTTCGAGGTCGCGAAGCCGTTCACGCCCGACGACCTCGCGGCCTTCGAGGCCGAGATGCACAAGGTGATCGCCGAGAAGTACGCCTTCGTGCGCGCCGAGGTGACGCAGGACGAGGCCCGGAAGGTCTTCGCGGACGATCCCCTCAAGCTCGAGCGCCTCGACGACTTCACCGACCCCTCGGAAGTCATCTCGACGTACACGGACGGGCCGTTCACGGACCTGTGCCGCGGTCCGCACGTCCCGGACACCTCGTACCTCAAGCACTTCAAGCTGCTGAGCGCGGCCGGTGCCTATTGGCGCGGCGACGAGAAGCGGCAGATGCTCCAGCGCATCTACGCGACGGCGTTCTTCAAGAAGGACGAGCTCGAGAAGCACCTGCACAACCTCGAGGAGGCCAAGAAACGCGACCACCGCGTCCTCGGCCGCCAGCTCGACCTCTTCCAGTTCTTCCCGCAGGCGCCGGGCGCCGCGTTCTGGACGCCCAAGGGCACGACGCTCTACAACACGCTCGAGGCCTTTGTGCGGGAGCGCCAGCGCGAGGACTTCCTCGAGGTCAAGACGCCGCTGCTCTACACCAAGAAGCTCTGGGAGCAGTCGGGGCACTGGGGCAAGTACCGCGAGAACATGTTCCTCGTGCACGACAAGGAAGCCGCCGAGGCGGGTGCGACGCCCGACGAAGCGCTGTCGATGTCGCTGAAGCCGATGAACTGCCCGTCGCACCACCTGTACTTCGGCGCGAGCAAGCATTCGTACCGCGAGCTCCCCAAGCGCTACGTGACCTTCGACGTGCTGCACCGCAACGAGCTGTCGGGCGCGCTCTCGGGCCTCACCCGCGTGCGGCAGTTCTCGCAGGACGACTGCCACGTGTACCTGCGCGAGGACCAGATCGCGAGCGAGGTGCAGTTCCTGCTCGACTTCATCCTCGGGCACTACGAGACCTTCGGGCTCACGGCCACGCTCAAGTTCGCGACGCGGCCGGAGCAGCGCATCGGATCGGACGACCTGTGGGACCGCGCCGAGGCGGGCTTGAAGGCCGCGCTGGAGAACTCCGGGCGTCCGTATGAGCTCAAGGAAGGCGACGGTGCCTTCTATGGCCCCAAGATCGACTTCGACGTCACGGATTCGATTGGCCGCGCCTGGCAGTTGGGCACCATCCAGCTCGACTACAACGCGCCGGAGCGGTTCGACCTGTCGTACACGGGCGAGGACAATGCGGCCCACCGACCGGTGGTCATCCACCGCGCGGTCTGCGGCAGCTTCGAGCGCTTCATCGCCATTCTCATCGAGCACTTCGCCGGTGCCTTCCCGGTGTGGCTCGCGCCCGAGCAGGTGCGCGTGCTGCCGATCTCCGACGAGGTCGCGGGGTATGCAGAAGAGGTGACGGCGAAACTCAAGGCCGCCGGCATCCGTGCTGTCTGCGACACCCGCAGCGACACGCTCAACTATCGGATCCGGGACGGCGAGCTCATGAAGGTTCCGTACATGGCGGTCTGCGGCAAGCGCGAGGCGGAGGCGGGGCAGGTGGCCATCCGCGTGCGCGGCGCCGGCAAGAAGCAGGAGATCGTCAGCGTCGCCGACTTCCAGGCGCGACTGCTCGACGAGATCCGCACGCGCGCGCTCACGCCGTCGAGCGCGGGCGAGGCCTGA
- a CDS encoding thiolase family protein has translation MTSPDRTPVIVGAARTPIGRFLGGLAPLTAPELGALAIREAVKRAGIDASRIGEVIMGNVLQGGVGQAPARQAMIKAGIPGTVPAVTINKVCGSGLQAVMQAAQAIRAGDEQLLVAGGMESMSNAPHLVRGMRNGVKFGAQTMQDLLITDGLWCSFYDRHMGGHAEYTAKKAGITRARQDQFALESHQKAVAAIEAGRFKAEIVPVEIAGKKPVVIDTDESPRKDTSLDALAKLKPAFPKDAPKDMKPEELTVTAGNAPGLNDGAAAVVVASEAYAKAHGLPILARITGYASGGGDPQDLFFAPIVAVQNLMAKTGAKISDYDLIEANEAFASQSLADGDGLGWDWNRVNVNGGAIALGHPIGASGARVLVTLLHALEAQGKRTGMATLCLGGGNAVALSVEKV, from the coding sequence ATGACTTCTCCTGACCGCACCCCCGTCATCGTCGGCGCCGCGCGTACGCCGATCGGCCGCTTCCTGGGCGGCCTCGCGCCCCTCACCGCGCCGGAACTCGGGGCCCTCGCCATTCGCGAAGCCGTGAAGCGCGCCGGCATCGACGCCTCGCGAATCGGCGAGGTCATCATGGGCAACGTGCTGCAGGGCGGGGTGGGGCAAGCCCCCGCGCGGCAGGCCATGATCAAGGCGGGGATTCCCGGCACGGTGCCGGCGGTGACGATCAACAAGGTCTGCGGCTCCGGCCTGCAGGCGGTGATGCAGGCGGCGCAGGCCATCCGCGCCGGCGACGAGCAGCTCTTGGTCGCGGGCGGCATGGAATCGATGAGCAACGCGCCGCACCTCGTGCGCGGCATGCGCAACGGCGTGAAGTTCGGCGCCCAGACCATGCAGGACCTGCTCATCACCGACGGGCTCTGGTGCTCGTTCTACGATCGCCACATGGGCGGCCACGCCGAGTACACGGCGAAGAAGGCCGGCATCACGCGGGCGCGGCAGGACCAGTTCGCGCTGGAGTCGCACCAGAAGGCCGTGGCGGCCATCGAGGCGGGCCGGTTCAAGGCGGAGATCGTGCCGGTGGAGATCGCCGGCAAGAAGCCGGTGGTGATTGATACGGACGAGTCGCCGCGCAAGGACACCTCGCTCGACGCGCTGGCTAAGCTGAAGCCGGCGTTCCCGAAGGACGCGCCGAAGGACATGAAGCCGGAGGAGCTCACCGTCACGGCCGGCAACGCGCCGGGCCTGAACGACGGCGCGGCCGCGGTGGTGGTGGCCAGCGAGGCGTACGCGAAGGCACACGGGCTGCCGATCCTCGCGCGCATCACGGGCTACGCGTCGGGCGGCGGCGATCCGCAGGATCTGTTCTTCGCGCCGATTGTCGCGGTGCAGAACCTGATGGCGAAGACGGGCGCGAAGATCTCCGACTACGACCTCATCGAGGCGAACGAGGCCTTTGCGTCGCAGTCGCTGGCGGACGGCGATGGGCTCGGCTGGGACTGGAACCGCGTGAACGTCAACGGCGGTGCGATTGCGCTGGGCCATCCGATCGGCGCGAGCGGCGCGCGGGTGCTCGTGACGCTGCTGCATGCGCTCGAGGCGCAGGGCAAGCGGACGGGCATGGCGACGCTGTGCTTGGGCGGCGGCAACGCCGTCGCGCTCTCGGTGGAGAAGGTCTGA